The following are encoded together in the Oncorhynchus nerka isolate Pitt River linkage group LG25, Oner_Uvic_2.0, whole genome shotgun sequence genome:
- the arl2bp gene encoding ADP-ribosylation factor-like protein 2-binding protein isoform X2: MDVKERNLLGGGENIVEMVDLDEENFAVSNSSDSDAAFDAVIGSIEDIIMEDDFQHMQQSFMEKHYLEFDDSEENKLTYTPIFNEYIELLEKQLEQQLMERIPGFNMSTFTQLLKQHKDEVSGDIFDMLLTFTDFMTFKEMFIDYRAEREGRGLDLSDGLVVRSLTSTSSKSITSRTTTKLK; the protein is encoded by the exons ATGGACGTTAAAGAGCGAA ATCTGCTGGGTGGTGGCGAGAACATCGTTGAAATGGTGGATTTGGATGAGGAGAATTTTGCTGTTTcaaa CTCATCAGATTCAGATGCAGCCTTTGATGCTGTCATTGGGAGTATTGAAGACATCATCATGG AGGACGACTTCCAGCACATGCAACAGAGCTTCATGGAGAAACACTACCTGGAGTTTGATGACTCTGAGGAGAACAAACTCACCTATACACCCATCTTCAACGAATAT ATTGAGCTGCTTGAGAAACAACTTGAGCAGCAGCTGATGGAGAGAATTCCCGGTTTCAACATGAGCACATTTACTCAGTTACTCAA GCAGCACAAAGACGAAGTGTCAGGAGACATCTTCGACATGTTGCTTACTTTTACAGACTTCATGACCTTCAAGGAAATGTTCATTGATTACAGAGCA GAGAGGGAGGGCCGAGGGCTTGACCTCAGTGATGGCCTAGTGGTGAGGTCTCTCACCTCTACATCCTCCAAATCCATCAcctccagaacaacaacaaaactgAAGTAA
- the arl2bp gene encoding ADP-ribosylation factor-like protein 2-binding protein isoform X1: MDVKERNLLGGGENIVEMVDLDEENFAVSNSSDSDAAFDAVIGSIEDIIMEDDFQHMQQSFMEKHYLEFDDSEENKLTYTPIFNEYIELLEKQLEQQLMERIPGFNMSTFTQLLKQHKDEVSGDIFDMLLTFTDFMTFKEMFIDYRAHPYLLCLQEREGRGLDLSDGLVVRSLTSTSSKSITSRTTTKLK; encoded by the exons ATGGACGTTAAAGAGCGAA ATCTGCTGGGTGGTGGCGAGAACATCGTTGAAATGGTGGATTTGGATGAGGAGAATTTTGCTGTTTcaaa CTCATCAGATTCAGATGCAGCCTTTGATGCTGTCATTGGGAGTATTGAAGACATCATCATGG AGGACGACTTCCAGCACATGCAACAGAGCTTCATGGAGAAACACTACCTGGAGTTTGATGACTCTGAGGAGAACAAACTCACCTATACACCCATCTTCAACGAATAT ATTGAGCTGCTTGAGAAACAACTTGAGCAGCAGCTGATGGAGAGAATTCCCGGTTTCAACATGAGCACATTTACTCAGTTACTCAA GCAGCACAAAGACGAAGTGTCAGGAGACATCTTCGACATGTTGCTTACTTTTACAGACTTCATGACCTTCAAGGAAATGTTCATTGATTACAGAGCA CACCCATACCTCCTCTGTCTGCAGGAGAGGGAGGGCCGAGGGCTTGACCTCAGTGATGGCCTAGTGGTGAGGTCTCTCACCTCTACATCCTCCAAATCCATCAcctccagaacaacaacaaaactgAAGTAA